A single Pseudomonadota bacterium DNA region contains:
- a CDS encoding peptidase C39 family protein, translating to MLRNHAEQHAAHGWLALGLLCLSASGCALPLQSERLDEWAIARQPIELVETPFFAQERYQCGPAALATVLVHSGVAITPDKLRDQVYIPQREGSLQVEILAAARRHGRIAYVLRPHLEDVLHELRGGHPVLVLQNLALNWAPRWHYAVVIGFDAQQNMMILRSGTRERHVMPIALFERTWRRGAYWAVRILRPGELPANADPQRYLEAVVPLEQLQAWGPVQEAYRSALTLWPDNLVALMGSGNSHYAAGDLPAAIAAFRRAVATHPHAAAAHNNLAYTLAEAGRLEEARHFAQRAIDLDGGANPEYRATLEKIHAAR from the coding sequence TTGTTAAGAAACCACGCTGAACAACACGCGGCGCACGGTTGGCTGGCGCTTGGGCTACTCTGCCTGAGCGCAAGTGGTTGCGCGCTCCCGCTGCAATCGGAACGGTTGGACGAATGGGCAATAGCGCGCCAACCGATAGAACTGGTCGAGACGCCGTTCTTTGCGCAGGAGCGCTATCAGTGCGGCCCAGCGGCGCTGGCAACCGTCCTGGTCCACAGCGGTGTCGCCATTACGCCCGACAAACTGCGCGATCAGGTCTATATTCCGCAGCGTGAGGGTAGTCTGCAGGTGGAGATTCTGGCGGCTGCTCGCCGTCACGGGCGCATCGCCTATGTGTTGCGCCCCCACCTTGAGGACGTGTTGCACGAATTACGCGGCGGTCACCCGGTCCTGGTCCTCCAGAATCTTGCCCTGAATTGGGCGCCCCGCTGGCACTATGCGGTCGTCATCGGATTCGATGCCCAGCAGAACATGATGATCCTGCGTTCCGGCACTCGCGAACGCCACGTTATGCCCATTGCGCTCTTCGAGCGCACCTGGCGCCGCGGCGCCTATTGGGCGGTGCGCATCTTAAGGCCGGGCGAACTGCCGGCCAATGCCGACCCGCAACGCTATCTGGAAGCGGTAGTACCTCTTGAGCAACTGCAGGCCTGGGGGCCGGTACAGGAAGCCTACCGCTCGGCACTCACATTGTGGCCGGACAACCTTGTGGCGCTGATGGGCTCGGGAAACAGTCACTATGCCGCCGGTGATCTCCCCGCGGCTATCGCTGCATTCCGTCGAGCCGTGGCAACACATCCTCACGCGGCGGCCGCCCACAACAACCTGGCCTATACCCTGGCTGAGGCGGGTCGACTTGAAGAAGCCCGGCACTTTGCGCAGCGGGCCATCGATTTGGACGGGGGAGCCAATCCTGAATACCGGGCAACCCTGGAAAAAATTCATGCGGCGCGGTGA
- a CDS encoding 4-oxalocrotonate tautomerase, protein MPIIHIEMFKGRSSDQKRELVEVLSRETARITHCALDSVHVVISDLSKENCSVGGILCSEKFPD, encoded by the coding sequence ATGCCAATCATTCATATAGAAATGTTCAAAGGAAGATCGTCAGACCAGAAGCGAGAACTGGTGGAGGTTCTGTCGCGGGAGACGGCGCGAATCACCCATTGTGCGCTGGATTCCGTGCATGTGGTAATCAGCGACTTGAGCAAGGAGAACTGCAGCGTCGGCGGTATACTCTGCTCGGAGAAGTTTCCCGATTGA
- a CDS encoding DUF3237 domain-containing protein, translating to MTNPPAPPVSVTPGLRLLYSSRVGIATPHQLGRSPYGERRIINISGGEFAGPRLSGRILPGGADWQVVRDDGVAEVDARYTLETGEGDLIYVSDWGLRYGPADVIQRLSRGEDVDPGSYYFRTTPRFETGSQRYDWLNRMVAVAVGERRRNEVVITVYEVT from the coding sequence ATGACCAACCCGCCTGCTCCCCCCGTTTCCGTCACTCCCGGACTCCGTCTGCTCTACTCGTCGCGCGTCGGGATCGCGACGCCGCACCAGCTGGGCCGTTCCCCCTACGGGGAGCGACGCATCATCAACATCAGCGGCGGAGAGTTCGCCGGGCCACGCCTTAGCGGTCGCATTCTTCCAGGCGGCGCCGACTGGCAAGTGGTGCGCGACGATGGCGTGGCCGAGGTGGATGCCCGCTACACACTGGAAACGGGTGAAGGCGACCTCATCTACGTGTCCGACTGGGGATTGCGGTATGGCCCCGCGGATGTCATCCAACGGTTGAGCCGCGGCGAAGACGTTGATCCTGGGAGCTACTATTTTCGTACCACGCCCCGCTTCGAGACGGGCTCACAACGCTACGATTGGCTGAACAGGATGGTCGCGGTCGCGGTGGGCGAACGACGCCGCAACGAAGTTGTCATCACCGTCTACGAAGTAACCTAG
- a CDS encoding 4Fe-4S binding protein: MSTAGERLAEISVRVEVSPSTSSSWKRLAESLERFFVHHRPQLVWIHGVMFVGFLALVVLPVFLDEPAETATPLSHFTLFANYAMWGLWFPLVFLSVIFTGRSWCGLLCPMGAASEWANKKGLQRPIPNWLRWEGTPLISFLLITILGQTAGVRDHPEAIAEIFGGTLLAAILIGFLYGRNKRAWCRHACPIGLLLGVFSRLGAVQLAPRRQKPGGERYIQTGPCPTMIDVAHKTESRHCIECFRCVHPGAKKGGLYLRLRAPGEEIEQIREHNANPYEVWFLFLGTGMAVGGFLWLVLPQFQVLRQRIGEWFVEQGWFGLLEPGPWWLMSVHPERREVFTWLDFGTIVGFMVFCTLLLGILLTFTTAVASWLAGRAGGQRQFRERFIELGYQYTPVAMMSLIIGLGGELFNGMAWLGLSSLALQLIKQALFAVSLVWSLHLGLRILRNQGVSRGRALAMVPGVAGSLVVGLAWWPALFGL; encoded by the coding sequence ATGAGTACGGCAGGCGAACGTTTGGCGGAGATTTCCGTTCGGGTTGAGGTTTCCCCATCCACCAGTTCGTCGTGGAAGCGCCTGGCGGAGAGTCTTGAGCGCTTCTTCGTGCACCATCGTCCGCAGCTGGTTTGGATCCACGGGGTCATGTTCGTGGGGTTTTTGGCGCTCGTAGTGCTACCGGTCTTTTTGGATGAGCCCGCCGAAACCGCCACGCCTCTCTCCCACTTCACCCTTTTCGCCAACTACGCCATGTGGGGGCTGTGGTTTCCACTGGTCTTTCTCTCAGTCATCTTCACCGGCCGCAGCTGGTGCGGGCTGCTGTGTCCCATGGGGGCCGCTTCGGAGTGGGCCAATAAAAAAGGCCTGCAACGGCCTATCCCCAACTGGCTGCGCTGGGAGGGCACGCCGCTGATCAGTTTTCTGCTGATTACGATCTTGGGGCAAACGGCGGGGGTACGCGATCACCCCGAAGCGATTGCCGAAATCTTCGGCGGTACGTTGCTGGCCGCGATACTGATCGGGTTTCTGTACGGGCGCAACAAGCGCGCGTGGTGTCGTCATGCGTGTCCCATCGGGCTGCTGCTGGGCGTTTTCTCGCGACTGGGTGCGGTACAGTTGGCGCCGCGCAGGCAGAAACCGGGCGGTGAGCGTTATATCCAAACCGGCCCCTGTCCGACCATGATCGACGTGGCCCACAAGACCGAATCGCGTCACTGCATCGAGTGTTTCCGTTGCGTTCATCCCGGCGCGAAAAAGGGCGGGCTCTATCTGCGTTTGCGTGCTCCGGGTGAAGAGATTGAGCAGATTCGCGAGCACAACGCCAATCCCTATGAAGTGTGGTTCCTTTTCCTCGGGACTGGAATGGCTGTGGGCGGATTTCTGTGGCTGGTGCTGCCGCAGTTCCAGGTGTTGCGCCAACGCATCGGAGAATGGTTTGTCGAGCAGGGCTGGTTCGGCTTGCTCGAACCAGGTCCGTGGTGGCTGATGTCGGTGCACCCCGAGCGGCGTGAGGTATTCACCTGGCTGGATTTCGGCACCATCGTTGGATTCATGGTGTTCTGCACGTTGCTGCTGGGAATATTGCTCACCTTCACCACCGCAGTTGCCAGCTGGTTGGCCGGCAGGGCGGGCGGGCAACGGCAGTTTCGCGAACGTTTCATCGAACTCGGCTACCAATACACACCGGTGGCCATGATGTCGCTGATCATCGGGCTGGGCGGGGAGTTGTTCAATGGGATGGCGTGGTTGGGACTGTCGAGTTTAGCGCTCCAGCTCATCAAGCAGGCGCTATTTGCGGTGAGCTTGGTGTGGAGCCTGCATCTGGGGCTGCGCATTCTGCGCAACCAGGGCGTGAGTCGAGGGCGTGCACTGGCCATGGTGCCGGGCGTTGCGGGTAGTCTGGTGGTGGGATTGGCCTGGTGGCCGGCGTTGTTCGGGTTGTGA
- a CDS encoding iron permease produces MTVLRDWRVLSIAVLLVWAGAGHAEKPVRVDFAAVVAHLNEAGDVVIEDYDPGNGVASADRFSDLYFDVFESSGMEQVIGLREPRRKTALEAQFAAVIGSAGSGEPREKVVAAWQALKEGLESAVRDFGQPVHSGFWTAGLQSFLILLREGFEAILVITALATYLRKVGAADRIRVIYHGVGWALVASLTTAYLLTVVLRISGAGQEALEGVTLLIAAAVLFYVSYWLISKREAVRWQAYVRGQIDKALSRGSLLALGSAAFLAVYREGAETALFYQALAGQTEGQGIAILAGFAAACLALAAVYWGMRGAAFRLPLGLFFAVTAALLYYLAVSFAGSGVLELQEAGWISITPAPGIPQWPWLGLFPSWEGVAAQGVLVVLALVAAAWWWMRRQRSAVVPSG; encoded by the coding sequence ATGACCGTGCTGCGAGATTGGCGTGTGTTAAGTATCGCGGTGTTGCTGGTCTGGGCAGGCGCTGGTCATGCTGAAAAACCCGTTCGTGTGGATTTTGCGGCTGTCGTTGCGCATCTCAACGAAGCAGGCGACGTGGTCATAGAGGATTACGATCCCGGCAACGGTGTCGCCAGTGCGGATCGATTCTCCGATCTCTATTTCGACGTCTTTGAGAGCAGTGGCATGGAGCAGGTGATAGGCCTGCGCGAGCCACGGCGCAAGACAGCGTTGGAGGCACAGTTCGCTGCCGTCATTGGATCCGCCGGCAGTGGTGAGCCCAGGGAGAAGGTGGTTGCCGCCTGGCAGGCGTTGAAAGAGGGACTGGAGTCGGCGGTCCGCGATTTTGGGCAGCCTGTGCACAGCGGATTCTGGACCGCCGGGCTGCAATCGTTTCTGATCCTGCTGCGTGAAGGTTTCGAGGCGATCCTGGTGATTACGGCCCTGGCCACCTATCTGCGCAAGGTGGGTGCCGCCGACAGGATACGCGTGATCTATCACGGTGTCGGTTGGGCGTTGGTGGCGAGTCTGACCACTGCTTACCTGCTGACAGTGGTGTTGCGGATTTCCGGCGCTGGGCAGGAGGCACTGGAAGGCGTCACCCTGCTGATCGCCGCCGCAGTCCTCTTCTACGTCAGCTATTGGCTCATCTCGAAGCGTGAAGCGGTGCGCTGGCAGGCCTATGTGCGTGGCCAGATCGACAAGGCGTTGTCGCGGGGCAGCCTCCTCGCGTTGGGATCAGCCGCCTTCCTCGCGGTCTACCGCGAAGGGGCGGAAACCGCCCTGTTCTACCAGGCGCTTGCGGGGCAGACCGAGGGACAGGGAATAGCCATTCTCGCCGGCTTCGCCGCCGCATGTCTTGCGTTGGCGGCCGTCTACTGGGGTATGCGCGGCGCCGCGTTCCGACTGCCGCTGGGGCTCTTCTTCGCGGTGACCGCAGCGTTGCTCTACTACCTGGCGGTCTCGTTCGCTGGCAGTGGCGTGCTGGAGCTGCAGGAGGCGGGCTGGATCTCCATCACGCCGGCCCCCGGTATTCCTCAATGGCCGTGGCTGGGGCTGTTCCCCTCCTGGGAAGGTGTAGCCGCACAAGGGGTGTTGGTCGTGCTCGCGCTGGTGGCGGCGGCGTGGTGGTGGATGCGCCGTCAGCGCAGTGCCGTGGTTCCGTCCGGATGA